A genomic region of Tamandua tetradactyla isolate mTamTet1 chromosome 2, mTamTet1.pri, whole genome shotgun sequence contains the following coding sequences:
- the LOC143673905 gene encoding uncharacterized protein LOC143673905: protein MSRSLHGAQAKQGLYGEGSGTLAVCQDSRPPEGATAARTERGRRRSPIPAAASHVHELRFRPRSVARAPGDSDSSSAQSRKPPAKLPISSGDDSKRARQHVQMEGRAMAWVPWPVAPWDWARLWRAVVGKPRIHTPSAVTASLRNGFWSGPGLGHGATTWPERPFLTLAQSS, encoded by the exons ATGTCCAGGAGCCTTCACGGGGCTCAGGCCAAGCAG GGCCTCTATGGGGAGGGGTCCGGCACCCTTGCTGTGTGTCAGGATTCACGCCCTCCTGAAGGAGCCACAGCTGCCAGGACAGAGAGGGGACGGCGAAGGAGCCCCATCCCTGCCGCCGCTTCCCACGTCCACGAACTTCGTTTCCGGCCTCGCTCGGTTGCCCGTGCTCCTGGAGACAGCGACTCGTCCTCTGCCCAGTCCAGGAAG CCACCTGCAAAGCTGCCCATCTCAAGTGGGGACGACAGCAAGAGAGCACGGCAGCACGTCCAGATGGAAGGGCGAGCCATGGCTTGGGTCCCGTGGCCTGTGGCGCCGTGGGACTGGGCGCGCCTATGGCGAGCAGTGGTAGGGAAGCCGCGCATTCACACGCCTTCTGCAGTAACTGCGTCTTTACGGAACGGCTTCTGGTCTGGCCCAGGCCTGGGACATGGGGCGACCACATGGCCCGAGCGTCCCTTCCTGACCCTGGCGCAGTCCAGCTAA